In Rhododendron vialii isolate Sample 1 chromosome 9a, ASM3025357v1, the following are encoded in one genomic region:
- the LOC131301334 gene encoding ACT domain-containing protein ACR4-like: protein MMEATMSFSQGINDEYEKFIRRMNPPRVVIDNEYCKNATVIQVDSANEHGILLEVVQVLTDLNLIITKAYISSDGGWFMDVFNVTDQNGNKITDEGVLDYIRKSLGPDACFTSSMRRSVGVKQSMDHTSIELIGSDRPGLLSEVSAVLTHLKCNVVNGEVWTHNTRAAAVMQVTDEETGGAITDPERLSMIKKLLCNVLKGSNKSREAKTVVSHGGTHTERRLHQMMFADRDYERLSDDALGESQRPDVNVVNWHDRDYSVVTIRSKDRPKLLFDAVCTLTDMQYVVFHGNVDAEGPEAYQEYCIRHVDGSPVKSDAERQRLVHCLEAAIERRVSEGLKLELCTTDRVGLLSDVTRIFRENSLNVTRAEVTTRSGKAANTFYVCDASGYPVDSKIIDSIRQAIGQTILQVKNNPEEANQNPQESPSRFLFGGLFKSRSFCNFGLVKSYS from the exons ATGATGG AGGCCACTATGAGCTTTTCACAAGGCATAAATGATGAATACGAGAAGTTTATCAGAAGAATGAACCCACCCAG AGTTGTGATTGATAACGAGTACTGCAAAAATGCAACTGTTATACAG GTGGACAGTGCTAACGAACATGGAATACTTTTGGAAGTTGTTCAAGTCCTTACTGATCTTAACCTTATCATTACTAAAGCTTATATTTCTTCTGATGGAGGCTGGTTCATGGATG TCTTTAATGTCACTGACCAAAATGGGAACAAGATTACAGACGAAGGGGTTCTGGATTATATCAGAAAG TCACTAGGGCCAGATGCGTGTTTCACATCTTCTATGAGAAGATCTGTCGGGGTAAAACAGTCAATGGATCACACCTCCATTGAACTAATAGGAAGTGACAGACCAGGACTCCTATCTGAAGTTTCAGCTGTTCTTACCCACCTCAAATGCAATGTGGTAAACGGTGAGGTGTGGACCCACAACACTCGCGCTGCAGCCGTGATGCAAGTGACTGATGAGGAAACGGGGGGAGCAATCACTGACCCAGAGAGACTATCAATGATCAAGAAACTGTTGTGCAATGTACTAAAGGGGAGCAACAAATCGAGGGAAGCTAAGACCGTGGTGTCTCATGGAGGCACTCACACTGAAAGGAGGCTACACCAGATGATGTTTGCTGACAGAGACTATGAGAGATTGAGTGATGATGCCTTGGGGGAATCACAAAGGCCGGATGTTAATGTTGTGAATTGGCATGATAGGGATTATTCAGTGGTTACTATCCGGTCTAAGGATAGGCCAAAGCTTCTTTTTGATGCGGTTTGCACTTTGACAGATATGCAGTATGTGGTTTTTCACGGGAATGTCGATGCTGAAGGACCTGAAGCTTATCAG GAATATTGTATCAGGCATGTTGATGGCTCTCCTGTGAAATCAGATGCGGAAAGACAAAGGTTGGTTCACTGTCTAGAAGCAGCCATTGAAAGAAGAGTATCTGAG GGGTTGAAGCTAGAATTGTGCACTACTGACAGAGTTGGGCTGCTATCTGATGTCACGCGCATATTCCGCGAGAACAGCCTAAACGTCACCAGAGCAGAAGTGACGACGAGATCAGGCAAGGCGGCAAACACATTCTACGTTTGCGATGCATCAGGCTATCCGGTTGATTCCAAGATTATCGATTCCATCCGTCAAGCAATCGGCCAAACCATACTCCAAGTGAAGAACAACCCCGAAGAGGCAAACCAAAATCCTCAAGAATCCCCGTCCAGGTTCCTCTTTGGCGGACTCTTCAAATCCAGATCTTTTTGCAATTTTGGACTGGTCAAGTCGTACTCCTAG
- the LOC131301298 gene encoding uncharacterized protein LOC131301298, whose product MRGKGKSVQHPQSGTCSGSNTLKRCKNNGEADNVVLIDVDSDTLDNVKVINVPNSLKKKVRGSSVICIDDDESYPGVGEDNGSEFSDDASLHGRVSPAFNHSRSSVDAVGDECQFVQENSSPFKLSKCKRTYSGKASGRNRYGLDSESDNSGSSDNDFHDCEFMEGSFGKLREDWEKARMKRKNDLRSSMYARCDEASTTGLYTGPQKNVEVEDPIDEHTEAQVSSSSGTVRCEEESPCPFAQTVEGISGGAFESSKKTPSANFGLKSTHDTQFSYSEGNKREGGEGETNTHNEHGGSSLIDEEDQCCQGPSLGSSHEQGNEQVNHSKMFSQHEERTSATKPSNPEPTIDVSFGHTESSFNSHVLNESEATGCMYGDKEKMVYGQSSYQNIETCHEMRVNHGVSYSDVGAIPEETLCEVPSLGKSGFEKEKGGCQDTVKQVPKEPSLCSISQNKVHTEPIVGSSSSIRSGEISSPQQEEEKDVPFNSQDGDVADALSSLISEREKLKETDEYKRAVEEEWASRQRELQLQAEEAQKLRQLRKRMNAESMRLLDMERRQKQRVEEMREIQKKDEENMNMKEQVRAEVRKELNILENRCPDMASLLRGLGIQLGGGFKPLPHEVRAAYKRALLSFHPDRASGSDIRQLVEAEEKFKLISRMKDKLLMTY is encoded by the exons AtgagaggaaaaggaaaatcagTACAGCATCCCCAATCTGGAACTTGTTCCGGAAGTAATACACTGAAAAGGTGCAAGAATAATGGGGAAGCTGATAATGTTGTCCTCATTGATGTCGATAGCGATACGCTTGACAACGTAAAGGTTATCAATGTTCCCAATAGCTTAAAGAAGAAGGTACGAGGTTCAAGTGTAATCTGCATTGATGATGATGAAAGTTATCCTGGAGTTGGTGAAGATAATGGTAGTGAATTTTCTGATGATGCATCCTTGCATGGGCGAGTTTCCCCTGCTTTTAACCACAGTCGAAGCTCCGTGGATGCAGTTGGTGACGAGTGTCAATTTGTTCAAGAAAATTCTTCTCCATTTAAGTTATCAAAGTGCAAAAGAACCTATTCAGGAAAAGCTTCTGGAAGGAATCGTTATGGTTTAGATTCTGAATCGGACAACAGTGGTTCATCCGATAATGATTTTCATGATTGTGAATTCATGGAAGGCTCTTTTGGAAAGCTTCGCGAGGATTGGGAAAAAGCCCGCATGAAGAGGAAAAATGATCTCCGCAGTAGTATGTATGCTAGGTGTGATGAGGCTAGCACTACTGGGTTGTATACTGGGCCGCAGAAAAATGTTGAAGTGGAAGACCCAATTGACGAACACACAGAGGCCCAGGTGTCTTCTAGTTCAGGCACTGTCAGATGCGAGGAAGAAAGCCCATGTCCTTTTGCTCAAACTGTTGAGGGAATATCAGGGGGAGCTTTTGAAAGTTCCAAGAAGACTCCTTCagcaaattttggtttgaaatcaaCTCATGATACCCAATTTTCTTATAGTGAGGGTAATAAACGGGAAGGAGGAGAGGGGGAAACTAACACGCACAATGAGCATGGTGGTTCCAGTCTCATCGATGAAGAAGATCAATGCTGTCAAGGACCTTCTTTAGGTTCTAGTCATGAACAGGGTAATGAACAAGTTAACCATAGTAAAATGTTTTCTCAACACGAAGAGAGAACATCGGCCACAAAACCTTCAAATCCTGAGCCAACTATTGACGTAAGTTTTGGCCATACAGAATCTAGTTTCAACTCTCATGTTCTTAATGAGTCAGAAGCCACAGGTTGTATGTATGGGGATAAGGAGAAAATGGTATATGGGCAATCTTCATATCAGAATATTGAAACCTGTCATGAAATGAGGGTTAATCATGGCGTTTCTTATTCTGATGTTGGAGCAATTCCTGAGGAAACTTTGTGTGAAGTTCCATCCTTAGGAAAGTCAgggtttgaaaaagaaaagggtggCTGTCAAGACACTGTGAAACAGGTCCCCAAGGAACCATCATTATGTAGCATTTCTCAAAATAAAGTGCATACTGAACCCATCGTGGGTTCAAGTTCAAGCATACGATCTGGTGAAATTTCTAGTCctcaacaagaagaagaaaaggatgtTCCATTTAATTCTCAAGATGGCGACGTTGCGGATGCTTTAAGTAGTTTAATTAGTGAAAGAGAAAAACTTAAGGAGACTGATGAATACAAACGAGCAGTGGAGGAAGAATGGGCATCCAGGCAACGAGAGTTGCAACTTCAG GCTGAAGAAGCACAAAAATTGCGGCAGCTGCGGAAGAGAATGAACGCTGAAAGCATGCGTTTGTTAGACATGGAGAGGAGACAAAAACAACGTGTTGAAGAAATGCGAGAGATTCAAAAGAAG gatGAGGAGAATATGAACATGAAAGAACAAGTTCGTGCTGAAGTCAGGAAGGAGCTTAACATATTGGAAAATAGATGTCCAGATATGGCTTCACTATTGCGCGGCCTAGGAATCCAATTGGGTGGTGGATTTAAGCCTCTGCCACATGAG GTTCGTGCAGCATACAAACGAGCTTTGCTAAGCTTTCACCCAGATAGAGCTTCTGGATCAGACATCCGCCAGCTGGTTGAAGCTGAGGAAAAATTTAAGCTTATTTCACGCATGAAGGATAAGTTATTGATGACTTATTAG